The DNA region catatatatatatatacatatacatatatatacatatatatatatttatatatatatatatacatatacatatgtgtatatatatatatatatatatatatatatatatatatatacgttaacACAGTGTCCTATAACAATAGACACAATCTAGGAAGGAACGGGATTGTCGGGGTTTGATttaaggaaatttattttttttctctctcgtttaatCACGATGCAATTTTTATGTTTGATTTATGGCAAAAGCTAAATCAAAACTGtataactttatattatatattataatactttgtGCGATTTCTCATCGAACCAAGTTTGACTAATTCATGAGTTATCACTCGCGTTTTGTGATGATCATCGAAtttgacgatgacgataataatattcataatattaataataatattaataataataataataagaataagaataataataacaataataatcataatattaataataatgataataataataatataggatCCTTGCTCTCTTTTCACAATTGCGTTTGAAAAAATAGACATTCAGAGCCATTCGAGTGATCCTCTtaattcttttgcttttttttctctttttattttttttttttttaacattttctatagcacgctttctttcttctctctctctttctctctctctctctctctctctctctctctctctctctctctctcgtaggtcatttaaatctctttctctctctccttttcaatattgttaaaataataatgataattattattatattatgttgatCGTTAAGTTAGCAGCAAAGTGCGACTAGAGTCATTACAAACTCACTATACGGCGGGGGAGTACGTGTTCCTGcgagaattatatttttttttttaatggggTTCGTCTTGTATTgttgtgtacatatgtatcctTTCTATGTACTTACAATTCAGCCGAGGCACCTTTGACACGCACTTACTTTATTCGCTTTACGGAAAAATCGTAATGGAAGATGTATAAAGGGAAGAAATTGAAGCATTGGAGATAGCGCGCGTTTGTTATTAACGAACGGAGCTGAAAATCGACGgagatcattttcttttttatttttttctcccctcttatatcttttttcgtctATGAAAAGAATTCTCCTTGAAGAAATAgaactttgatattttattatattttttgttttttttctttctactttttttggtaaacaaaaaaaaaagagaaaaaagaaaaataagaaaaaggaaaatgatcaTCACTTGTACGCGTCGTTGTTGATTGACTTGActagaaagaattaaataaataaataaaaaaagaaaataaataaatacaaaaaggaataaatcaataattaaatatatcaataaaaattgatcatCAACTTTAATCAATTTTCGATTTCCGTTCGTTAAGAAATAACTGCcaggaaatattttcatcgcgCGCGATAATGCAAAGGTACTTTTGCTAAAaaccattctttcttttttccatttctttttttcttttttttctttttcttttcttttttttttctttcgtacggTTCGTTCTTCGCGGATTTTctaattttgatatttcgtTGCCTCGCTAGGCAAAACGACGCGTTTCGTCAGGCCTGGTTGGGCGTCGTAAACGTCAGATTCGATTCGTTCGTCCTCATGAGTTGTTGCCTTCTCAAATCTCTTGGACGGGTTGCCGGATTGCAAGCACTCATTGATGAAACTGCAAACCGTATTTACGTAGACCTCACGGTACATTGCATAATGTTTTACATGGGGTGAATTTGTAAAGAGGACAAGTTGTACACGTACACCGCGTTCTGCGCGTCGACTTGCGAATTTTTCAACGtcctgaaaatataatataatacgttaTGTTCAAGATGATACattgatttaatatacataattgatttaaaatctattaatCCGTTTGAACtctacttttatcttttttttttcttttcccattttctttcatatctttttttcatttcttttttaaccaaCGTCATTGCATCTAAATTTGACGCTTGAAAGAGAtacgaaaatgataattatttatcgtctCTGTCGGTGcaacgatattaaattaataaatcaaaataatcaaTCGTAAAATATGATCAAATAAATGACTGATGATTATTGTTGTCATATCTGTGGtgacataaatattttatcgtttagtCATCCGTCATTAACGTTCGAATTAAAAGAGTTAACATTTTAGCTGACTAGatgatttaaatagaaatatataaaaaaaaaaaattaattacgtttCGCATTAATTACACAATTATGTTCgatgttttttttcccccctttttatATGGATTACaattaacatataaaaaaaaaaagatatatttctgCAGATTCcaaaaagttatttaattgttaatgaatcacgaataatttcgatttaataaaatgtaagcGAACGCGTCAGCTGTTTTTACATTTGATTTAAAGAATATTCTGATCAACTAACGGCAGCTGGAATCAATGTGTCGGTGTTCGAGTAAAGAAAGAGTTGCGGCCAAGAATAGGATTCTTCCATCAGTGCGAACGGATTAGATTGAATGGTGAAACCTCGTCCAAGTGCATGAGCGATcacctgtaaaaaaaaagagaaagaaaaaaaaaatcaacaaaaaaagaaagagaaacgtattaagtatatttatcGATCAGGATTTATAAAATCTTCATCAATCGATcttatcttaattaatttacatttaattctctttttacacGATccgtttttattcttctcttttcacgttttaaaaaagaaaaagacgattcTATTCTTAgatgttataatatttcgatattatgaATGACACATgacgttattttctttgagaaaTATACGTCTTTACTTTAAATATAAagtgtttgaaaaaaaaaaaaaaaaaaaaacaaaaaaacaaaaaaaaaaaaaagaagaaaaaaaaaaaccaattccattaaaaatagACTAGAATTTTATTCAGTGattttcatacttttcttttttcgtctcgAAAACAATTTATCGCTCGTATTGGCTTTTCACAATATTTGGATGcgtccttctattttttttttttttgttttcggtattcttttttttcacttccgGAACAAATCTATCGCGTAAATGAAGAATTAGAtgtatcgttataaaataaatagatacataagTGAAAAAGTAATAACCTCAAAGAACCAGAACATTGATAGGAAGATTGTAATGAAGAAGGACATCGGTATATTCGTCAGAGGATGTCCACCGATGATAGCACTGATAGCTTTGAACAGGGACGTAACTCTTCTTTCACCTGGTGCACTGTCAAAGATCACACCCTTCACTTGCGACTGaggaataatattaacaatgaattataatgattcaatatattatatattgaagtgaataatatatacttggacttgaaaaaataaaaaggaaaaaaaaaaagaaagcaaagcaaaaaaagattacgatttaggaaaaaaatgatgttTCGTTACTTGTATCGGTGAATCCATTTGTTGCATCGCGATACTGATGTGTTGATAAAGCAAAGCTCCACCATTGCtgaatatatgaaagaatatcGGATGATCGTTCAGACTGTTTTTAGCGATCACTTGTAATAATCGTTTGCCAATATAAGGCATTTTATTCCTTCGTCCAAATAGACATTCCATCGGTGCCGTGTAACGAAGAGTGATGCAACTGCAAATTATTTACTACTATGATATCAActatgattttaatgaaaatatttattcaaacgtatacaaataatattgacgttttacttattatcgttaaaacgtTATATACCCGAACGACGGATATACTTCATTGTTATCTTTACAATCCCTTATCTATGGCCAATCCCGAAAAATTTCGCTTTTAATTAATCTCTGgagtttttttttacgtttttatcgtttttctttctttctttctattctttttttttttttttttttttttttttttccccctataGCAAAAAACACCTCaaactattttaatttaaatgcaACTATCAAATCAAGTTTTTACGTGAGACTTTTAACGATGTCAATTGTACTTTAGAAAATCCCCCACCCAATCCCCGCCAAAAATAGACAGACAAACCGCGGCACGTAAGTTAACacgcgaatatatatatacatacatatttcgcATACAaggtattaattaattattatcgctgACACGTGTACATGCTGATCGATTGCACCAGCCAATATTTAAAGCTGCCAATATGTCTAGAGTAAGGtgcttcaaaaaaaaaaaaaaaaaaaaaaaaaaacaaatcaaggCAATCGTTATGGACCTTCGCCGGCGACAAATTAAAACTTAAAGCAGATGGAAGAAGGGAGATgagtgatataaaaaaaataaagaaataaacaaagaagaacagaagaattaaaaaaaaaaaaaaggggaaaagaaaaaaaaaacgaaaaccgGTCCTAGTCAGGTGAACAGCATCTGTGGAAAGCCGGCAGAAACGTGCGGTCGATAATCGTCGACTAGAAACGTAAAACATCACCGGCTGTCGTGCTATTTAAAcgtgaaaattataatcaaaatttttatcgaacgaaatacttttttatgaaggaaataaaagatgacgatttcttctatctctttcctttcttttttcttttttttcttttttcttttttaatagatcACAGCGACGAAAACCTTACAgcgaataaaatatctatctaattGTTGAATCACGATGCTGACCTTGAAATTCTAATGACAGAGTATGAGTAAGCgaatgatagatagatagaaagagagagagagagagagagagagaaagagagtgtgtgtgtgagagacaCGAGGTTACGTTCAAAAGTATCCTACCTCTTTTCCTTATAGATAGCACTGTATTTAGCCAAATATCTGTCTTGACAGCCAGCCCATCCAAGTAAAACGACAAGTGGCCGTTTGTCCTCTTCATAAACGAAGACGAATTCCTCTTTATGATCCTGTCCATTATTCGTCGAAGAAGTCAACGTCGTTGGATCCTTCGGCGATGGTGGAAAGGACGGGAACATTATGCAGTATTCCAGATCCTCTTGATCGCTCATCTTTTCCGGCATGATATCGTATAGATTACCTCGCACCTATTTGGATGCCGGAAATACGTACTCTTTCAATGCGCGTAATCTATATTTATGTAGTCGCCGTATGATGACGGCAACGGAAAAGCTAGTTAATAAGGTGATGATGACGAAGTGAAGGTGAGGAAATGGAGATATCTATGGTAGAGTATCTCGaggaaacgaaatgaaacgtaaCGTTGAGCGCGGGCTACTCGAAAGAGGGAGGTAAAACGAGGTGGTAAAGATGAAGAGGGAAAGAtgtatatacgcgtatatatcttcctatctctttctctctctctctctctctctcgctcttttcaACACATACTGATACAAGCAACATATAAAAGCACCCCACCAATCGCACTAGGAAAGCTCTCCTCTCGTTCGGCACGAGCTTGCGTCGTTCCGTTCGCGTTCGTTCTTTGAAAGCGCGAAAGCGAATCGGAGGATCGATAAATGGAGTTTCCTGAAGGTGCACGCGAGAGCTAGCTTGCCTCGTGTCCAGCTCGAGCAAGACTATTTTATACGGAGAGTTATTTtctctatgtttctctctctctctctctctctctctctctctctctctctctctctttttctttctttccctttttgtttttttttttctttctttttttctttcctcctttcttttttcctttcttactttttctttctaaaggagaaagatcgaaagatcGATACGATTCCTTGTAACTTTTCACATAAATTTAAGTTCCATCATAGATTTGATAATTCATCGATGACAGGACGTTTTACGAATCAAATATCTACCGAGAGTATCGATCGACTACAACAGTGCGACGAGTTTAGAATAATTTCAGATCGTTCAATGCGCTAATTTAATTCTCGATatgttcatattttttcaGACATAACAAGCGCAACGATATGCTATCGTCTTTTTTATAACCGATCGAATATCTCTCGTGTTCCGAAGAAGACAGAGAATTTTACCGTCGTTCTTACTAGCTACAACATGATTGGTGATCCCGTTTAACTCGTTTAACGTGAACATAGAAAATTTGATGATTGAATAATCAAGCGATAATCGaaatcatatattaaaaattatattttcaaatttctctttttctctttctctctctatctctcactctctctttctctgtgacGTAATATTTCCTCGTATGTATACTATTTTATCTAAATCTGTTCGATTCGAAATCTGTTAGAATGGGGAAAATTGAAATACGTGGATTAATTCGAAGAGAGAGTGGGGTGCGgcaggggagagagagaggaatcgTTTTACTCTCGTGATTTTGATTTCCGTTTTccggaagaaatagaaagttcATATCGTTCGTACGAAAGTTCAAAGTTAAAGGGGTCGTCTTTTCTACCCTTCATCATTTACCATTAATTTCAGTAACCTACGTTACCGACCACGTCGAGAAAGTAGAACGCGTCGGTATGATAGAAATctctaagaaaataatttaatcgtttattatcaaatttcagTGGATAAGTCGAATCGGTAATTTCGAGAAACCGCGTAGGTGGCGCCAAATATGAAAGGTATTCGCGTCGGGATGGTAGACGTTGAGCAGGCGCTCTCACCCGTTGGACCCGCGTTTGGATGCTGTCGACGCGCATGGCCGTCGCGAGTCGTAACCGAGATGCatcgagaaagagggagatagacCGGCCGAGATTCAAACTCGAAATCTAAACGACCGAACACTCAGAGTCACGCGAGTGGCCGCGCGATACGGCTCGGGCGTTTGAAAACGTACGGACGACGACAAAGGACGCGGCGAGTCGCGCGCCATGTGCGATCGGAGAAGTTTCAGATTAAAGAGGATCCTCTGTGTTCTATCTATCGTCAATGGCATCATCCTACCGATCGGTGAGTATATTTCTCATAGGACGAATCGAAcggaatatttcctttattttcgatatttgattCGAAATTACGCGCGCGTTTATGTCCAAGAAGTTCATGGCGATGACTTTggcgacgaaaaaaaaaaaaagaaaaaaaaaatggaacgaaagaaaaaaaaatgtaaataataaaaagaacacacttttttctttttcttttttttttttctttcattaatagaTCATCCACGGTTTTGTCATATCGTTGATTATAAATTGCAAATATTCACAGGTCGtcaattacaaattattatttcaactaGACTCAAATTCACGATCAATTGGAAATTTGTTaactatcatttttattggtcaatataaaaatgtattattatcgatagttGCGTGGATATTTGTTGAGATTGAAAATCAAGTGGCAATCGTTTGGTATgattttttatacgttttgAATCGTGTCGAAAGGACCATTCAATTCTTCAGAAATATTCAGTTGATTAAGTCGTAAAAgttaacgattaattttatagagaTATTTCAAACTGATGGTACGACCATCAATTACTAATTAATgactttattttcctcttgaTTAATACGTTCGATGCTCGTTCGTGGAGTCGGAAATGTCgttccattttttctctcttttctttttctttttctattttctttttgtttctctttctttcttctttccttttgtttttttttttttttttttttttttaatttcttcaacACGTAACTTTGTATTAACGGCGAAGTATCCaacgaaacgaagaaagtTTTGCAGTTTTCCTGCTGCGTTCAGCATGAGCTTGATATGCACGTTGAATAATAAAGACATCAATGAACAAGACCATGGCGGTCGCGTGTTACTTCGTGCGTTTCGTGTTAAGCTTAATCGTAGTATATTCAAAGTTTTTAGgatataaaaacttttactATTCTTTTACGATTACTCTGTGTTATTTTCAAACGTTCtcaaacaaaagataaaaaattattggcCAGACGAAACGAAGtaatatgttcttttttacgaaaaattgaaaagcaaaaaaaggaagaaaaaaaaagaaaaaaaaaatatatatatatatgtgtatatacatatatatgtgcgcgcgcgcgcgcgcgtgtgtgtgtgtgtgtatacatatgtatatacatatgtatgcatatataatactaatttttcttcaacattTTTCATCCCTCAGTATTAATTCTCtcgaatttttttccccttctttctttttcttcttctttttttcttctctttttttttctttttttttctttttttttttaatctttacgtTTGTCTTTTAAAGCAGACTTTTCTCTACAATACAGACAACGCTTTCAAGAATTTCATTAGCGTGAGAATCCTCGAGAGAGCAGTCTACGGATTACGTTTCACCCAGACATGAACGTAATTGCGTTcggttttatttaattcttcgcATTTTTTAAcggaattattataataataaaaaaaaaaaaaaaaaaccaagaaaagaagaaaaagatttctttctttaacgattatactcatgtatatgtatgtatacgtatgtatataattcccgtaaaataaaatacaaaatatataataagtatactTCATTGATTGgacaaatatgaaaaattacatacaaatttcatatatatagctatatgtatgtgtatatccacactgtatatgtatttatatatatatatatatatatatcgatgcaAAGTGGCGATAATATGCCATgctgtttcatttttattctcttttacttctcgATAGACGTAATACGCGGGCAAAATTGTATTCGAGCGAAATTCCATGTGAAGCTTCACTGGGAGAATATTTCGTCGCGCACTGGACTATGAGGATGCCTATATGTTAGTAGCTATTTTATGCAGTTTAGGTATGCACCGATGCATCACGAACGTTCGCGCCACTCCTCCGTGAGGAAAGTATCGGAGGAACGCTTAAAtatatccttatatatatctctacatacctatgtattttatatatatatatatatatatatatatatataaatatatacatgtatattatataaggtTATATACTCGAATGCTTACGACTGAAAACACatgaaataattcgattacaATAAGTCGAGTGTGAGGGGATGTTGCCGATTAAATTTTTCCTCtggatttttaattatcgttttctttctctctctctctctctctctctctctctctctctctcttttctttctttttttcttatatttctatctttattttttcttcctttttcgtcctttccttttcaatttttttttttttcaaaccaTTTGAAATCTAAAATCGTGACCTCATTTCTATCCCCTTAGGATTTCTCACATGGAAGTTTCTCATCTCTTATGCAAATGAATCCACGCGTTACGTTCAAACATATACGAAACAATAGATACGCCAGAATGTTTGGAAAGTCATTCTTTCGTGACGTATTCTCTTTAATGTTAAATCGTTCTCAATTGTTTATCAGATTTCGTTAAAATAACGAacgatatcatttaattattattcttaacatTTAACCAATCGAatgaattatctttatcgttagaTATAAAAGATCGTAGATTTTATTCtcgtagatatttttcttctctcttttttttttttttttttttttttcttctcttcccttagaaaataaattatttcattatttattattcatctaatatcgaatataatagtttttaatttcttatcacAAGTCAAAAGTATCGAgcttattaatgattaattattatctattaattcgatcgaagatattacgataaattgtcagtattttaacaatattttctttctttctcttccaaatCATTATGTCAcgcataattaattattcgtaattatttgaaaatattacgaaaggaataaaaaaatatcgtgcTTTGTTTTCGAGGataaaatgatcgaagaaATTACATTTCTGGTGGATCCAACGATTATTGAACTTAATTCACGtggattaatttctttcttttcttatcctttttcattttataaataattatttcagacAGAATTATTCGTATATTCTCTGGAAACAATTTATcacgaaaagaataagaaaatatcgtgCTTTGTTTTCGaggataaaattatcgaagaaattaCATTTCCGATATGTACACCAACGTTGATTGGACGTTAATTCACGTGAAttaattcctttcttttgttatcttttttctttttgcttttttttttcttctccttttttctttttcttttctttagcaCATAATTATATCACacagaataattattaaataattattttacaaataattattttacaaataattattcgtaattCTCACGAAACATCCTATAAACAAGAGGGAGTAAATTATCGATTTAGTTTGCCTTTCGCAAACAAAgtaaatatctatatctatctatctatctatctatcttatccGTTCGGGAAGAAGTTCTCATTCGTTGCTTCATTCGAAAGTCATGCTTTAGAGTTTTAGAATTACTAGTGAAGAAAGTTAAGAATGAAGAAAGCAACGACGTAGAAGCAAAGAAAACGTCCGTACCGTATCCCTTTGCCCGATCTTCTTTTCGTTGATCCTTACCGATCCTTCGAAGGGGAATAAACATCGGAGATTGGATTTTGGATTACCAGTATCCTTATGCTTCGAGGAATGGGAAGAAGACGGAGAACGGAAGAGTGGGAGTGATAGTGATGGTGATGGGTAATATAGGAataggagaggagagaagagaaggaaggaagagtgATAGAGGGGGAGAAAAGTGAGGAAGATGCAAAtaagggaaaggaaaggaaaggaaagggcGAACGTTCGAAGGTCctcgaaaatatatagaagTTGAGTGTGTGATTCGGTGACACAGAAAATCAACATTTTTATACTACGAGTATTACCCGGGGCTACGAGAAATACGTATgaccatttctctctctctctctctctctctctctctctctctctttcgtttgcttgcttgctctcttttgatattttcttcgtcCCAGGACACAACGTCTTTTCATCCTCCGTCCTCAATCTCTCCCCTTCATTCTCCTTTCAGGATTTTTCGTGAAAACGTACGAACACGTACgaaatcgtaatatttccCACTCCCTGACCGATTTTTCATAGTACTTTTTGTCGCATGAGATAAATTTTGACTAGAATAAATATGAAGTGTGTCTGTttgtgcgtatatatgtgtgtgcgtgtctgtgtatatgaaaaagaaaaatcaagatagagatagagatagagagagagatagagagagagagagagagagagagagagaggattatgtttgttttcattagaattttaatagggaaggggaaaaaaaaactgagTGATTCTCTTTCATGTTTTTAAGTAATatcgagataaaaatgatcgattgaTAAGCGACAATGTATTATCATCGTATTATCtacgaaatatattaaaaacaaaaaggaaaatacggaaaaggaaggaagaaaaaagaaaaaaaaggaaggaagaaaggaaggatggTAAAAAAAGGGGATATCCCATTTCGACTATATTgacgaaatgaaaattgtcGATGACTGAGGTCATCGAATTTTTTATGAGTCGAAGTAAATCATGCGATCCCGTTGGTATTccaatagaaatgaaatttcattaggAGAATAAAATAGGACTCGCGTACGTCGACGACAAGAAGAAATgcctttttataaaagaaaatgtcttcGTCCTCGCAGTCCATCTCCTCCATTtgttcccttcttttcttttcttctattttttctgtctgtctcattctctctctctctctctctctctctctcttcgtctgtttgtctctttgtctctccgtctctctttttttgctttcgaacgaaaga from Vespa velutina chromosome 3, iVesVel2.1, whole genome shotgun sequence includes:
- the LOC124947703 gene encoding transmembrane protein 53 isoform X2 — protein: MPEKMSDQEDLEYCIMFPSFPPSPKDPTTLTSSTNNGQDHKEEFVFVYEEDKRPLVVLLGWAGCQDRYLAKYSAIYKEKSCITLRYTAPMECLFGRRNKMPYIGKRLLQVIAKNSLNDHPIFFHIFSNGGALLYQHISIAMQQMDSPIQSQVKGVIFDSAPGERRVTSLFKAISAIIGGHPLTNIPMSFFITIFLSMFWFFEVIAHALGRGFTIQSNPFALMEESYSWPQLFLYSNTDTLIPAADVEKFASRRAERGVRVQLVLFTNSPHVKHYAMYREVYVNTVCSFINECLQSGNPSKRFEKATTHEDERIESDVYDAQPGLTKRVVLPSEATKYQN
- the LOC124947703 gene encoding transmembrane protein 53 isoform X1; amino-acid sequence: MLLVSVRGNLYDIMPEKMSDQEDLEYCIMFPSFPPSPKDPTTLTSSTNNGQDHKEEFVFVYEEDKRPLVVLLGWAGCQDRYLAKYSAIYKEKSCITLRYTAPMECLFGRRNKMPYIGKRLLQVIAKNSLNDHPIFFHIFSNGGALLYQHISIAMQQMDSPIQSQVKGVIFDSAPGERRVTSLFKAISAIIGGHPLTNIPMSFFITIFLSMFWFFEVIAHALGRGFTIQSNPFALMEESYSWPQLFLYSNTDTLIPAADVEKFASRRAERGVRVQLVLFTNSPHVKHYAMYREVYVNTVCSFINECLQSGNPSKRFEKATTHEDERIESDVYDAQPGLTKRVVLPSEATKYQN